Genomic segment of Neofelis nebulosa isolate mNeoNeb1 chromosome 17, mNeoNeb1.pri, whole genome shotgun sequence:
caaactgagggttaccggagaggttttgggaggggggatgggctaaatgggtaaggggcactaagggatctactcctgaaatcattgttgcactatatggtaactaatttggatgtaaattaagaacaaaaaattatatttaaaaaaatccaccaaggggcgcctgggtggcgcagtcggttaagcgtccgacttcagccaggtcacgatctcacggtccgtgagttcgagccccgcgtcaggctctgggctgatggctcagagcctggagcctgtttccgattctgtgtctccctctctctctgtccctcccccgttcatgctctgtctctctctgtcccaaaaaataaaataaacgttgaaaaaaaaaaatccaccaagaATACCCTACTTGGCACAACTGTTTTCCATGAATGTAGAAATGCACACTTTCCCAAGGAAAAACCTCTCTAAGTTTATCAGCAGACCTGTCCTATAGGAAATGTTAAAGTtcttctaggggtgcctaggtggcttggttggttaagcattcaacttctgttcaagtcatgatctcatggtttatgaattGCCAAACCAGAGTAAAACAAAATATACCTCAAAAAATTctacataaataaaagatgaattattTAAAGGAAGcctatatatagagatatagaggcatatatatgtatatatgtatttttcaacctcctttactttgagagagagaaagctaaagcagaggaggaacagagaaagagggagaaagaaagaatcccaagaaggctccacagtgtcagcacagagcccaatgcaggcctcagactcccagaccacgagatcatgaccagaatcTAGGCATCCCTATGTAGCTATAATTTTCAACTGTGACTGTGTACCcatgaaaaagaaacatgttgAGTTGTTGGCATGTCTTTATGGGCAGTAAAATTGTAAAGAATATTCATTAAAATCAACCATGGAAAGCTCTAATGAAAACTTTTATGCATTAAGCacttaagacattaaaaaaatgtattctgttaATAGATCcctaatatattaataatagttaataatttAAGGGCAtaatccattctttattttttaattttttttaatgtttatttacctttgagagagagagacagagcgcaagcagggaagaggcggAAAGAGGAGAtgcagaattcgaagcaggctccaggctctgagctgtcatcatagagcctgatgcggggcgctcaaactcatgaaccacaagatcatgacctaagctaaagtctgaagcttaaacagtgagccacccaggtgcccctataatccaTTCTTTAgaatcaagcaaacaaaaactttcatttctttttatgtttttttaaaagtttattttgagagagagaaaaagggaggaggaagaggggcagagagagagggagagaatcccaagcaggatccacagtGTGGGTGCAGAACTGGacttagggcttgaactcacaaacaatgagatcataacctgagctgaaaccaagagtcagaagctcaaccttCTGAGtgacccaagtgccccaaaagctttcatttctgaataaacatcataaaaattgtaaaatatgcCAACAATCaatcactttattataaaaatctttGGTATTAAATTCAGATATtctgaggaaaatagaaaaaccaaTGATTAATTTTTCCTggagtaaaattatatttataattaaaacttttttctaaatataggAATTTTACTAGTTATATACCTTCTTATAAAGCACATGCCCATGTTAtatcagaactttaaaaaaaaacataaaggaatcTGATATGTGAGTAATcagagagtgaaaacatatgccaAGGTCACAGGAACTTCATACTGTACAAGACAAAATCATAAGAATATTCAATTATTAAGAAATACGGTAACAATTGAGACTTTATTTTAGgctctgagttttaatttttaaatattctagctCCCCTATGGCATTAATTTACGTAGACTTCTAGGAAAATAATAGATGCTTTAAATtatttcaccattgaggatgcaACACATTGAGTGGAAATTTCTTAGTTTAgttaatacaaagaaaatgaaccttaaaacttttatttatttatttgaaggaagggcaaagagcaagtaagggatgggcagagagagagacagagacagagggatggagggagggaaagagggagacagaaaccaaatGGTTTCTatgctgtcaacccagagccctaTGAGAGGCTTCAACTAAGAAACCCTGAGATATGAgttaaaccaaaatcaagagtcaaattcttaaccaactaagccatgctggcatcctgaactttttttttttttaatattttgcctttGAGAAAAAGAGCACGCGGGAGAGGGGAAGAGTCAGAGGATCCCAaatgggctcttcactgacagcagagaacctggtgcagggttcaaactcacaaactgagatcatggcttgagttcaacccagacgcttaaccaactgagccaaccaggcaaccCAAGAAATGAACTTTTGAGGTGAAACAAAGGACGAGATTTTCTCACTTTAGGGAGTTGCTTTGTTACCTGATGAAATCACTGGATCTCTATTTTGTATGATTAAGTTTAAAGCCTCTGTAATACTGAAAGGATAAACCAGAAAACTTGTAATGTCGCACTCCAGCCTTCCTGGGATTTCTGCACCAAATCCCAAGATGCCCACCACTACCCTGACACACTTCACAcaagaagcaaaacagaagtCAGAAATGGATTGGCGTACAGTTCCTCAGAAAGGCAGACATTTCCCCAAGACCTCAAAGCAAATGGAGAACCAATCAGATTATGGAGGACCTCACTGTGGATGTGAAGAACCTTCAGTGAAAGTGAAGGAGAATCCTTAGAGAATGTAAAGCATGATATGTTGGAAAGCAGATGTCCGATGTGAGAGGAAGAGCCCTGAAACTGGCCTTTTCAACCTAATTTGCATTCAAGGAGAGCTGCTCAACCACATTCTGAGGTCCAATTCCTCCTTCACAACTGGACCTCACCTCTGTCATCCGCTTCATTCCCACCTACCTGGGTGTGTAGctactgtctcctttctctccatgGCCCAGACATCCTTCTTGTGTTCCAAAAAGATGACCAGGTCTGGCTTTGACACAACAAGACCTGTTTATTAGATAAACAGAATATGAGTGTGGTTGGAGATTCTAACTTCTGATCCACTATTGTGCTTAGTAGAGCAGAGAGGACATGGTAGAATGCTAGAAAATGAGTCCCCAAATGCTGTGGCCCAACACCCCCTTTAGAACACACAGGATGAACTTTCCATGTTCAGATATTGACCTCCACTTCTGAGTACTACCACGACATTAATGAGTAGAAATTGGTATTTAAGATGTCAGAAATACCATTTTATGCCACTCAATGCTTAGAATTGCCATTCATCTACAGAAATGATAATGTTATCCTAAGTAAGGGAAAGATAAAGCTGAAAAGGAAACATCATGAAGATTTTTCTCTATATCTACAAACCCCTACTTCTTTCCCTGACTGCAGGGATCTGAATCCCAGCCATGCAATAGAGGAAAATTTCAAGATTCAGTCTTCAAAGGAAGGAACAAACCCCTGAGTGTGATTTGGGAAATCTGGAAGGAGTTATCCTCACCCAAGAAAAGGAGGTGTCTGTAGTTCTCTAACATCACATCCCTGTATAGTTCGCATTGACTGTAGTTCAGGTATATTAACTCTTCCTGAGAGAATTCTATGGCCACATCCTCGAATGTCAGCAGTCCCTGAAATAAATAACACAGTTACCAAGTGGCCATAGGCAGATTTCATAATGCTAAGTCAAATGAAAGAGGGAGCTAATGTCAGCAGCTGGACCATaagacctgacctttactgctTATGTGCTTGTACCCACTCACCTTAGTCCCATATTTTAACCTCTTCTTTCCACCTTACCTTTTACTTCAGGCAAAACACCCCATGGGCATACTGTCCTGTGGTGGAAACAGAAAGCATCCAACAAAAGGTAATGACTGCCCTGAGGAAGAGTTTGGATTGGCTCAGTTTGAGATTAACCCCTGACTCACACCTAAGCACATGGATAATAGAGTAAACCACGGCAGTGAGTACAGTTACCTTCACctcatttatacatatacatatatacgtatacatatatgtatacatatatacatatatgtacagtTACCTTCACctcatttatacatatacatatatacgtatacatatacgtatatacatatatgtatacatatatatacatatatatgtatatataaactttttttttttttaatgttatgtctttgagagggagagcacacacaagagggggtgggacagaaagtgagagagtcagaatcccaaccagggtccatgctcagagtggagcctgatctCAGGACTTtcatcctgacctgagcctaaattaagagtaggatgctcaatggactcagccacccaggagctcccttttacctcattataatactaaaatctcacCCAAGGAGGAGCACAAACCTCATTTCCTATGAAATATGCAGAGTATGTACACAACTGTTCTCTTAAGGTTTATGTGCAACCTTATATTCCACTTGACATAATTAGTTCAGTTAGATCAGGAGAACTGGTTCTGGCTTAGGTGAGGTTCCTGCTTGATGAGGTAAGATTATTTGTCACCCAGTATTATGCTCTAGTATATTCTTTACCTTGGAGGTAAGAACCTTTATAAATACTGTGTTTATTCAAGagaatttgtaaaatgaaggcatCAACACAGGcatatacattttgaatattgtATATACATCATATGGTACATGTGCTATCTATTTCTTAAATGGAAAGTTTTGGGGAGTGACAAATGTATTTAGCATATTGTAATGTGAATTAGAATTTCACAACAGGAccttggggatcttgttaaaatgcagatactGTTCAGGAGTTCTAGGATGAGGTAGTTGTCTGCATTTCTACAAAGCATTAGTCTATGGGCCAGGAGATACATATTTCAATAACGAGGAAGTAGAACTCAAAGACAAGAACTCTTGGAGGACTTGGAACTGAATGGGATTTATAGCAATTACAGGTTCTTCTAGAATAGCAAGAAACGTGACAGCAAGCCTTTCGAGGCATTTCCTGGTTAGTAGATAGCATCTAACAGTTTCATAAattcatggaaaataaataataacaatctaagagaagaaacacattattcttctatttttagcAATTGTTTTGTCAGTCATCCAGTACCTGGTAGGGATCATATTTTAATACAGGTCATCTGACCTAGAGTTTTCCCCAAAATAACACACTGGTCAATATGGAGAAGGGACCCTAAAGCAATGTTCATAACAGGTGTCAAACCTGAGAAGAATGATGGAAAGAATAAGGTATGCACACAAAATTGATCTATCTTTatacattccatgctcatatCCATAAATATTAAGGCATTACATTCTTGTATAGGCATTAAATATGATAAAGTAAGAAAGTGTAATGGTGACTAAGAAACATTTTcaatgagggacgcctgggtggctcagttggttaagtgcccaactcttgattctggctcaggtcatgatttcatggttcctgagttccagcctccacctcaggctctgtgttgacagtgtggagcctgcttgggattctctctctcaaaaaaaaaagaaaaaaaaatttttttcaatgacatAAAACTCATAAAACTAGTTGTAGATGATGACGCTTAGGTCTTTTACTCACACTatcaacacaaacacacattatgatatatataatgttattattTCTGAGTCTAGTATGATGAGGGATACAATCAGAAAAATTTCCACCTTTTGCACATAAAGCTAACATATAATCCTATAATTTTGATATGCATCAAATAAATGCTGGttcctacattcttttttttttttttaatgtttatttatattgtgagagagagtgtgggtaAGCAAAGTGTgaaatggggagaggcagagagagggagagaacccaagCCGTGACTCCAGGCtgtgactgaacaacccaggtacCACTGGTTGCTACATTTTTACAGGGTCTCGGGACTGCCAGTACATCTCACCACTGCTTAATATGGAACTGAATGATGAGCACCAGAGAAATCTTGCAGAAGCAGTTTTACaagtagaaatttaaagaaacatttgtgATTGAACACTCTGTGCACCTACCCTCCCCTGGAACATATAAGCTTCATGCAACCAAAGTAcagttctttctgcccacgggtcctgtccctgtgctactTCAATAAACTATCTGGCACCAGAGAGTATCTCAAGAATTGTCTTGACCATAGTACTCCATGATCTCCTAACATAGTATTTCTTtgaaagcttttttattttttattgagagagagagggtggagagagaagaagagagagaataccaggaggggtgggggggagggggagaggtagagagagagagagagagagaaatatggaGAGGCCTGACTCCTGTTCACCTcatgcagggctccagctcaggatcggtgagattatgacctgagctcaagtcagatgcttaatcgactgagccacacaggtgcccctcattgaAAGCTTTTGTTTCATTCATCATTTGTGCTGTTTTATTTCGGGATTTTAAGATATGCTGACCTGTTAATTatgtgattcttctttttctgaaaatacatAGAAGTAAATAGAGTATGTGTCATGActttaagtgggggggggggggagtagaaataaaagaagtttctaaagcgattttcatatgttaaagaagactcacaggatactggaaGTCTGACTATTGTAAAGTTAAGCTAGCTTTTTGCCTCTAGAAAAGCATtaacatctctgtctctctctgtcccaaaaataaattaaaaaaaaaaaaaaaaaaagaaaagcattaacattaaaGCAGTTGTGAATTCCTGGAGGAATATCTCCCTCTGCCAGTCTCAAGTATTTCTCCATGGGTTTTAAGttgtaagaaaatttaaatttcatctaCATTTCATTTGGCTTTGTTCTGCTCATCAGAAACTACAAGGAAGGGGTGCCTCCTTGTATGGTGTATGATACTACATACCACTCCTTGTAGTATGTAGGGGTGCCTTCATACTGGAAGTCTGACTATTGTAAAGTTAAGCTAGCTTTTTGCCTCTagaaaagcattaacattaaaGCAGTTGTGAATTCCTGGAATATCTCCCTCTGCCAGTCTCAAGTATTTCTCCATGGGTTTTAAGttgtaagaaaatttaatttcatctaCATTTCATTTGGCTTTGTTCTGCTCATCAGAAACTacaaggaaggggtgcctggatggctcaatcagttaagcttctgacttttgaatttggctcaggtcaagatctcttgGTTtttgagctcgagccccatgtcccaCTCCGTGCTGACCCTGTGGTGCCTCCTTGGGATTTGCAATCTCTACAACTCTCTCTCtatcgctctcaaaataaataaacttaacttaAATAAACCTGCTCTCGCTCtatcgctctcaaaataaataaacttaaaaaagaaaagaaaaaaactacaaggtagaaaaatatatatgcaaggAAAGAGAAACTAGGAGAAAGAAGTTTCCAGTTTAAATGCAATGGTGTCTGGAAATTGCTCAGGGAATAGGCCTAAAATCATTATAACTGataagaaggaaaatatgaaCGTTATTGGGGGGAAATCTGGCAGAGAGCCAAAGCCAAGGAATAGAAGGTAACATCAGCTGCAAGTACACCATTCATGTCAGTGCCTAAGGCACACCTCAGGACACATGGTCACCAGTGTGTTCTTGTGACCCCAAACAGTAAATCACAATATAAACAACTTTGAGGATACGGTGGATTTATACAGCCTTCAATTACATATAGTTCCAGGTCTTGTAATGTCTAGAATATCTTAAAGTACCTTTTCTACATCCTGAAGAGCAGGAGCATTCCAGTTATTCTGTGCCTCATATCTGTCTGGTGTATTTGTGCATTTTCATAATCCTACTCTACCCggggcagagaaagcattcaGATAAACATAGGAATGGTTTTCCTTGATTGCTATCCCAGGACCAGACCCCATCAGCAACAGGAAATTTGGCCTCAACACCTTCCCCTCTGGATCTGTCACAAAGGGAATATTTTCAATACTTGCAGGAATTTAATTCAAAGTGACAACTGCTGTTGCCATACTGATAGCCATGttggacagaagagagagaggtcTCTGGGATATAGGGGAGGAGTGTTCTAAAGACATAACTTAGAGAATCATTTCTGAAAGGTTAGTAATTCGgtgaaaacacaaagcaaaccgtcagaactgataaaaaaaaatcattggcatttaaaaaattttttatttagagggagagagagagagaacatggatgcaaatgggggacagggacacagggacagagaggaaatcttaagtaggctctaagCTTGCCAGGAACCCCAACTCAGGGCTGGATCACaggtccctgggatcatgacctgagcccaaatcaagagtctgatgctcaaatggctgaaacacccaggtgccctgcaattTCTACACGCCTGGAATTCAGGAGAAAAAGATCACAGGTCCTCCGGCCTGGGGCGCAAGGCTTACCTGAGAACTGGCCATTTTTTCCTTCACCTCCTCTTCAAGATTTCTTTCTCAGAAGATCTTTGTGGAGAAAACACAGCACAAGTAGGAGAAAATGTCGGTAAAGACACCAACACTGCCTCTTCACCTCCTGTAACCTGATCGCCTGCAGGCAGGGCTTTGAAATGCAAAAAAGGCCCAAGTTCCTAGTCCTTTGTGTCTGGAGCTATTCAGAAACTGTCAGCTCCCACTTGGAGACCAATCACTGagtttcccttctctgctttcagGGGGCCTCCCCTCCCACAGAAGCCCACAAATTCTGCTTGAGCATAGAAACAGTGTGCTACAGGACttgaccctccccaactcctgtACAGGAGACCCTTGAGCCAAAGCCTGCACTCAACTCTGATAAATTAATGGGAAACCTTCCTGCTCACCTCTGGGCCTCACTTGGAATTataataggaaaagataggattcagtaggcagaaagggaaagattagggcctgaggtccctgggtggggaaaaacacttTTTGGAACAATGCAGGGAGTGTCTGACTGCAGCAAACCCCCTCTGGAGTAAGGTTGCTCTTAAGGATGTAACAGACACGACCTACTCCCtctcaggttcccctcaggaatctGACTAAAGACAAATACTCTTCTATATGATAAGGTTGAAACTTTGATAAAAGACTTCCCTACATTTATTACAGTCATAATGGTTCTCTGGCAAATGAGTCCTCAGATGTTAATTAATGTTTGAACCCTggttaaatattttctcagattcACTGTTCTGAGCaattctgttttcattaaaaatgctgTGGTTATGTTGTAAGATTGACTGCTCAGTGAAGATCCCTCAAAGGGatactacttattttttttatttttaaaatttctgattttcagaaatgtttgaaaggTCAATGTAATCCTATTGATAAAATGGTATAAGTAAGTATTTTCAGCATGGACCAGGTCACTTTCTAGATTTCCTAACTTTTGTTCTGCAGATATGTATGTTTGACCATTTGATTTGAGCCTTTGATTATAGAAACATGCCACTTTGCAGAAGTAGTGGACATAGAAAGGGGAGTTTTCCAAACGTTTTATATCCTTCAGCATTTTGGGCAGTGAGATTCTTATTATGGGCAGTTGTCACCTTTTGGGTATGTCCTTCATGATATCTTTGATGCACTTGTCTCTCCCCAACACTATTCCAGTCTATCATCAAGTATACATTCTCAAGGGCACTATGGTTATGTCTACCCACTGACACTCTGGAAAGAAGTTTCTATGCATATCTTTGGAAGGAGGCTCTGGGTGCCATTTGAAGATAAAGCTAAAAGataacaaataaaagtaaaatcattcCACTTTCTACTATCAGAAGAATGCaattaaaattcacaaaactAAAATCAGAGAACTTCAACTCCTGGATAAATGAATCATTAGTTTTTCTACTTTCCTGAAAATGTACCTGAATTTAACCCAAAAGACTTTTTGGTAAAGTGATTATTGGCATATTTTACAACTTTGATGGTGTTTGTTTATTAGAAATGAAAGGTTTAGGAGCACCTTGGTGGGTCAGaggtttgagcatctgactcttgattttagttcaagacatcatctcgtggtttatgagttccagccccgctctacactgacagtgtgcagccagcttggaattctctacccctcctctctctctctctctctctctctcaaaataaacttaaaaacaaaacaaaaaatgatgaaaggtttttgttttcttaaagaatgGATTAAGCCCTTAAATTCTGTGTAATAGGGATTTATTaacataatacatttattttttttaaggtgctTCATTCATACAAGTTTTTATTAGAGTTTCCCATGGTTGATTTTATGAATATTGTTTACAACTTTACTGTCCTTGAAGACATGCCAGTAAttcaaagtgtttcttttttcatggGTACACAGGCAGAGTTGAAAATGATAGCtatgggagctcctgggtggctcagtcggctaagtgtctaactttggcttaggttatcATCTCGCAGTTAgttgagtttgaaccctgtgtcaatttctgtgctgacagctcagagcctggagcctgctttggattctttgtcctccccttctctctgcccctaccccactcattctccttctcgctctctcaaaagtaaatacgtgttaaaaaatttttttataaataccatAGATATTACAGGACATGAAAAGTATATGTGATATAACTTTCTATAAATCTACTCTATCCTCATAATCAGAGTTAtatctgattttttcttttgggaCCACAAGAACATACCAGTAATACAGGTGTTTTGGTGTGATTTAGGTACTGATATCCATTTGTTTCCTTACAGCTGATGTTAACTTCTAGTATTTGGCTTGCTATCTTTGCCAGATTTCTCCCCTAGTATAAAGTTCATATTTTACCTCTCATCATTTGTAAGACTTTTAGGGGAATTAACTAAATGATGTGCAGAAACTGGAAACTTGTGAGTTTCTCTTGCCATAGTTTTTGgtgagaaaaacaaaggcaaaagaactGTAGGTAACATTAACTTTCCCTCAATTTGCAGCACCTTGATAAATACTTGAGACTGGCAGAGTATGACATTCCTCTAGGAATTCCCAAGTGCCTTAATTTAATGCTTTGTTAGAGGCAAAGGGTCGCTTTACCTTCACAATAGCCAGACCTGCAAGATCTAACTTGGTCTTCGTTAACAtctgaaaatccttttggaaactaACTTTATCTTTACTCCccaaattaaaagtatataatcaatgCCCTCTCAAAATGACAGTCTACCCAGGAGTCCACATGCTTTAGTAAAACCAGTTTTTGGCaccaaaaacatctcaagaataCTTCTTGACTCTTGGTTCCCAGCCCACATCACATCAGTGTCCACTGGACAAGGAAGGACTCACCTTTCTGTTGTAAGGATATTGACTTGTGGGAATAGAGATTCTAAATCACACCTCCACCCAGGATGTTTTTAATTCACTCCACATCAGGTCACAGAAATACCCTTctatttacttctttatattttcagaaaatgaaaacaagaatcaCATAATGATGTGTTTGGGGGCCTTAAAACCCTGAAACAGAGTCATAACTAGAAACTACCCCAGGTGAGATTGTCACTCAAAGAAAATTAGATTTGCAGCCAATAAGGAGATCACAGGGAATAACTTCTAAAGCAGAGACCCACAGAGGCAGGGGAaatggtttccttttatttagggcTGGGGTGGAAATTTAGAAAGACAGGCATTGTCATCTTTGtttcagagttttatttattttgatagagcaaGTGTACACATGAGCAGAGgacgggcagagaaagggagagggagaaaccccaccaggctccattctgtcagctcagagccccacagggAACTGGATCCtgggaaccctgagatcatgaccaaagctgaaatcaagagtcagatcctcactGACTCAGAGCCAGGTGCTCTGAGGTCTGTTGTCTTAGGTAGATTTGGGCTTAAGGTCATACGTACACCTTAAGAGAACAGTTCTATACATAACTTGTATGTTTGGTAAATTGAGGTGGTGGTTTTACTATTATAATGAGGTGAAAGTAACTGGTGGTCACTCTGTGGTTTTCCTTGGGTCATCTGGAGAGGTAGGAGTCAGGGGTTAAGCTCAAATTGAGCAGGCTCAAACTCTTCCTCAGGGCAGTCATTACcttttgttgaatgctttctgTTTCTACCACAGGATGCTATGCCCATGGGGTGTTTTGCCTCAAGTAAAAGATAAGGTGGAAAGAAGAGGGTAAGTAAAATGAGGGACTAAGGTCTGTGGGCACAAGCAGGTAAGCAATGAAGATCTGGTCTTGGGTTCCAGCTGGTGACATTAACTCCCTCTGAAACAGGGTGCTGTCGAAAAAAACGACCAGACACTGAGTAGAAGtgaggcaagattttattcatgaCCAGGCCAAACCTGAtctcctgatcttaaggagaaaaTTGCAGAGAATGGCCCCAAACAAAGGTAGCAGTGAGCttatatggattttagcaagtcagaatACGTCATTATTTGGTTAACCAATTACAATTTACAGCATTTCATGGTAGCCAATTATATTGTGACACACAGACGTTAGTTTTGGCGggaacctatcaatttaaagttctttgtcctaagagggtttaaaatgaccAGTCATAGTTAGACACCTAAGATACCGTGGGGCAGTGAGTTCAtgactttttacatgttggtctTGCCTAGGCCAGATCTTGGTAGAAGGTGTAGGGGAGCGTTTTGCAACCTAAGTTATCTATTTAGCAAGCAGGCGAGGTCACAGAAGCGAGATAGGGCGGTTAGTAATTTTTGATAACCCTAAAAGGGAACTACATGAGCTTTTATGTCAATTATTCatgaaaggtgagtttaagcCGAACTTATATACAATAAGCTTTCTGATATCTTGTAAGTTGACCTATTACACCTCTTTCATCTTAGGTACCATTATGACCTCTGCCTATGTCCACTTGGTAACTGTGTTATTTATTGCAGGGACCACTGATATTCAGGGATGTGGCCATAGAATTATCTCAGGAGTGGGAATGCCTGAACCACAGTCATCAGGAACTGTACAGGGATATGATGTCAGAGAACTATGGAAACCTCCTCTTGGGCGAGCATAAGTCCTTCCAGACTTCCCAAACACCACTCAAGGGTTTTGTTCCTTTATTTGAAGACAGTTTCTTGGAAGATTCCTTTTTATGAGAATGGAATT
This window contains:
- the LOC131499026 gene encoding KRAB domain-containing protein 5-like isoform X2, whose translation is MASSQGLLTFEDVAIEFSQEELIYLNYSQCELYRDVMLENYRHLLFLGLVVSKPDLVIFLEHKKDVWAMERKETVATHPDIHGCCMMGNSLIPAFPWKIKNTVMYNVRRKSTFTCCLWLTYNCDLYFHLAPRHSCQSHALKLFPRKCQ